A single Petrotoga sibirica DSM 13575 DNA region contains:
- a CDS encoding phospho-sugar mutase: MEDVKEVAYKRYQQWLENVADDFKEELLRLKDNEKEIVDRFYKDLEFGTGGLRGIMGVGTNRMNVYTVARATQGFANYLKKHKDFPSVVIAYDTRRTSDLFAKVAARVLAGNHVNVYIFDQVAPTPLLSFAVRKLKTDGGIIITASHNPPEYNGYKVYTSDGTQAVPKYANEITSEIEKLDYFKDIKITGFEEAVNSEKINILNESIFNDYLDEIEAYIRSLNPKMDKKPIIVYTPLYGAALKLVEGILKRLGFEYSLVEEQSKIDPSFSTLKVPNPEEKEAFELALKKAKEIDADLVLATDPDGDRIGVFEKYKGDYVSFTGNQVGVMLSHYLLSKFSEFSSLKPDDYIVKTIVTTDMVKPIAEEFNVIIEETLTGFKYIGEKIENYMNSGRKFIFGFEESYGYLANDHVRDKDAVIAAALISVMSSEMLSKMKTLTEYLKDLKERYGHYDEKLLSFTFEGFEGTQKIRRIMNKMRKTPPIKVGDFTLKETLDYLNGIEGFPRSDVVELRYSNIKIIARPSGTEPKIKFYIMVKGSSENESSKLIKDAEQAVSEIVNV, encoded by the coding sequence ATGGAGGATGTCAAAGAAGTAGCTTATAAAAGATATCAGCAGTGGCTTGAAAATGTAGCAGACGATTTTAAAGAAGAACTGCTCCGTTTAAAGGATAATGAAAAAGAGATTGTTGATCGATTTTATAAAGATTTAGAGTTTGGAACCGGCGGTTTAAGGGGAATAATGGGTGTTGGAACCAACAGAATGAATGTTTACACTGTGGCTCGAGCCACTCAAGGATTTGCAAATTATTTGAAAAAGCATAAAGATTTTCCTAGTGTTGTTATTGCTTACGATACAAGAAGAACCTCGGACTTATTTGCTAAGGTGGCAGCTCGAGTGTTGGCAGGAAACCATGTAAATGTATATATTTTCGATCAAGTAGCCCCCACACCGCTACTTTCCTTCGCTGTTAGAAAATTAAAAACTGATGGTGGGATAATCATAACTGCGAGTCATAATCCACCGGAATACAACGGTTACAAAGTTTACACATCCGACGGTACTCAGGCGGTTCCCAAATATGCAAATGAAATTACTTCGGAAATTGAAAAGTTAGATTATTTCAAAGATATTAAAATAACTGGCTTCGAAGAAGCTGTTAATTCAGAGAAAATAAATATACTCAATGAATCTATTTTCAACGATTATTTAGATGAAATTGAGGCGTATATTAGATCATTAAATCCGAAAATGGATAAAAAGCCCATAATAGTCTATACTCCATTGTATGGAGCAGCTTTGAAACTAGTTGAGGGCATTTTGAAAAGGTTAGGTTTTGAATATAGTTTAGTTGAAGAACAATCGAAAATCGACCCTTCCTTTTCAACCCTAAAGGTTCCTAATCCTGAAGAAAAAGAAGCATTTGAATTGGCTTTGAAGAAAGCAAAAGAAATAGATGCTGATCTTGTTTTGGCAACAGATCCAGATGGTGATAGAATAGGTGTGTTTGAAAAGTACAAAGGCGATTATGTATCTTTTACTGGAAATCAAGTTGGAGTGATGTTGTCTCATTATTTATTGAGTAAATTCAGTGAATTTTCTTCCTTGAAACCTGACGATTATATTGTTAAGACAATAGTTACTACAGATATGGTTAAACCCATTGCTGAAGAGTTCAATGTAATAATCGAAGAAACATTAACAGGATTCAAATATATAGGAGAAAAAATTGAAAATTATATGAACAGTGGAAGGAAATTTATATTTGGATTTGAGGAAAGTTATGGATATTTAGCGAATGATCATGTAAGGGATAAAGATGCCGTAATTGCTGCGGCATTAATTTCTGTTATGAGTTCAGAAATGCTCTCCAAGATGAAAACACTCACTGAATATTTGAAGGATCTGAAAGAAAGATACGGCCACTATGATGAAAAGCTTCTTTCATTCACTTTTGAAGGGTTTGAAGGAACTCAAAAAATCAGAAGAATAATGAACAAAATGAGAAAAACCCCTCCTATAAAAGTTGGTGATTTTACTTTGAAGGAAACTTTAGATTATCTTAACGGGATAGAAGGATTTCCAAGATCTGATGTAGTAGAATTGAGATATTCAAACATTAAAATAATAGCAAGACCTTCAGGAACAGAACCAAAAATAAAATTTTATATCATGGTAAAAGGTTCTTCAGAAAACGAATCCAGTAAATTAATAAAGGATGCTGAACAGGCAGTTTCAGAAATTGTAAATGTTTGA
- the truA gene encoding tRNA pseudouridine(38-40) synthase TruA, with protein sequence MKWVAAKVMYDGTNFFGYQSQPAFRTVQDEFEKSLKIIFKKETPSYACGRTDTGVHATGQVVSFKVENENMTEKNIKDALNAILPEDIYVKEVKEVKEGFNPRAEAKKRIYHYFIYINEDPNIFLRNRVWWVPLTLNLEKMRQAAKYFEGEHDFTSFKTGNDERNPIRTIYRVRIIQLRKDLILIRVEGKSFLKRMVRNIVGALVKVGTDVWEVEKIEEILEAKKRASAPASAPPQGLYFYSALF encoded by the coding sequence GTGAAATGGGTCGCAGCAAAGGTGATGTATGATGGTACAAACTTTTTTGGTTATCAAAGTCAGCCAGCCTTTCGTACCGTCCAAGATGAGTTTGAAAAATCGTTAAAGATTATTTTTAAAAAAGAAACTCCATCTTATGCGTGTGGAAGAACAGATACGGGGGTACATGCTACGGGTCAAGTTGTTTCTTTTAAAGTAGAAAATGAAAATATGACTGAAAAAAATATTAAAGATGCTTTAAATGCTATTTTACCGGAAGATATATATGTAAAAGAAGTAAAAGAAGTAAAAGAAGGGTTTAATCCAAGGGCTGAAGCAAAAAAAAGAATATATCACTATTTTATTTATATAAATGAAGATCCCAATATATTTTTAAGAAACAGGGTTTGGTGGGTCCCACTCACGTTAAATTTAGAAAAGATGAGGCAAGCAGCGAAATATTTTGAAGGAGAACATGACTTTACAAGCTTTAAAACGGGTAACGATGAAAGGAATCCCATAAGAACAATTTATAGGGTGAGAATAATACAGTTACGAAAAGATCTAATTTTAATAAGAGTTGAGGGTAAGTCTTTTTTAAAAAGAATGGTTAGAAATATAGTTGGCGCATTGGTAAAGGTAGGTACAGATGTATGGGAAGTAGAAAAAATAGAAGAAATTTTAGAAGCAAAGAAAAGAGCTTCGGCTCCTGCATCAGCACCCCCACAAGGGTTGTATTTTTACTCTGCTTTATTTTGA
- a CDS encoding ATP-binding cassette domain-containing protein: MEKDIIIEIKDLSVYINNQKLLNNINLEISKNEILLIYGPRNAGKSLLARSIVALNEELFKGIKTSGQILFLDEDINSIEKRYLRSEIAYSEPTFVENINFLTLSEVFNLALGIKPSEISQEQFLLLEKLNIAHIFSNHSSLKSYEDFDNWTIGDKISFIIFLSLARNPQVFIFDSILDHLDDFMHKDIKDFLFDIKEDRSLIISTRNLSLFSDIAEKIVFLNKGEIVYKGSIENFILNFPS; the protein is encoded by the coding sequence ATGGAAAAAGATATTATAATCGAAATTAAAGATCTATCAGTATATATCAACAATCAAAAACTATTGAATAACATTAATTTAGAAATATCAAAAAATGAAATCCTTTTAATTTATGGACCTAGAAATGCTGGGAAATCTTTGTTAGCAAGGTCTATTGTTGCGTTGAATGAAGAACTCTTCAAAGGTATTAAAACCTCCGGACAAATTTTATTTTTAGATGAGGATATTAATAGTATAGAAAAAAGATATTTGCGATCCGAGATCGCTTATTCAGAGCCTACTTTTGTAGAAAATATCAATTTTTTAACTTTAAGTGAAGTTTTTAACCTTGCTTTAGGAATAAAGCCTTCTGAAATATCTCAAGAACAATTCTTGCTTCTTGAAAAACTCAATATTGCACATATTTTTTCTAATCATTCGTCCTTAAAAAGTTATGAGGATTTTGATAACTGGACCATTGGAGATAAGATTTCTTTTATAATTTTTCTAAGTTTAGCTAGAAATCCACAAGTGTTTATATTTGATTCTATTCTAGACCATTTGGACGATTTCATGCACAAAGATATTAAAGATTTTCTTTTTGATATAAAAGAGGATCGGTCATTGATTATTTCCACAAGAAATCTCTCTTTGTTTTCTGATATCGCTGAAAAAATTGTTTTTTTGAATAAAGGTGAGATTGTTTACAAAGGAAGCATTGAGAATTTCATATTAAATTTTCCCAGTTAG